From Aquamicrobium sp., one genomic window encodes:
- a CDS encoding DUF2093 domain-containing protein, whose product MNRFEGPGGREARIRYLDGDFQVLSPGAFVRCAVTGDTIPLDDLKYWSVARQEPYVSAAISLARELELNPDLRRR is encoded by the coding sequence ATGAACCGTTTCGAAGGACCCGGCGGCAGGGAAGCGCGCATCCGTTATCTCGACGGGGATTTTCAGGTGCTGTCGCCCGGCGCTTTCGTGCGCTGCGCCGTCACCGGCGACACCATCCCGCTCGACGACCTGAAATACTGGAGCGTGGCGCGGCAGGAGCCCTATGTCAGCGCCGCGATCTCGCTCGCCCGCGAGCTGGAGCTGAACCCCGACCTGCGCAGGCGCTGA
- a CDS encoding M16 family metallopeptidase, whose translation MRNVEKANRFAAHRFTGALTVLLLAVVFLTFPALAPARAEVDIQEVKSPGGITAWLVEDYTVPIVTVNFAFKGGSVQDPAGKDGLSNLMAGLFDEGAGDLDADAFQERLDDVGAEMSFDARRDAVYGTMRMLAEERESAFELLRLAVNQPRFDAEPVERIRAQILTGIQRDMRDPNALGREEFARALYGDHPYARRAEGTVETLATITADDLHALHGRTFARSGLNVAVVGAIDAETLKAELDRVFGGLPAEQGLESVGKAQIRFDQRVNYVYALPQASLQLVYPGVEREDPTFFAAFLMNHVLGGGTFSSRLFDEVREKRGLAYGVGSSLITSDLADMLMIGTSTRADRAQEALGVIRDVIRDVAENGVTEQELAKAKTYLVGAYPINNLDSSTAVARTLLELQKDGRGIDYIERRVELIEAVTLDEVREAAAKLLTAEPAVLVIGPEANNGDGG comes from the coding sequence ATGAGAAACGTGGAAAAGGCCAATCGCTTCGCCGCCCATCGCTTCACGGGCGCGCTGACGGTCCTCCTGCTCGCCGTCGTCTTCCTCACCTTCCCGGCGCTGGCGCCCGCCCGCGCCGAGGTCGATATACAGGAAGTGAAATCCCCCGGCGGCATCACCGCATGGCTGGTCGAGGACTACACCGTCCCCATCGTCACCGTGAACTTCGCCTTCAAGGGCGGCAGCGTGCAGGACCCGGCCGGCAAGGACGGGCTCTCCAACCTGATGGCGGGCCTGTTCGACGAGGGCGCCGGCGACCTCGACGCCGACGCCTTCCAGGAACGGCTCGACGATGTCGGCGCGGAGATGAGCTTCGACGCGCGGCGCGACGCGGTCTACGGCACGATGCGCATGCTGGCCGAGGAACGCGAGTCCGCGTTCGAGCTGCTGCGGCTTGCGGTCAACCAGCCGCGCTTCGATGCCGAGCCGGTCGAGCGCATCCGCGCCCAGATCCTCACCGGCATCCAGCGCGACATGCGTGACCCCAACGCGCTCGGCCGCGAGGAGTTCGCGCGCGCGCTCTATGGTGACCACCCCTATGCCCGCCGCGCCGAGGGCACGGTCGAAACGCTCGCCACCATCACTGCCGACGATCTTCATGCGCTGCATGGCCGCACCTTCGCCCGCTCCGGCCTCAACGTCGCCGTGGTCGGCGCCATCGACGCCGAGACGCTGAAGGCAGAGCTTGACCGGGTGTTCGGCGGCCTGCCGGCCGAGCAGGGCCTCGAGTCGGTCGGCAAGGCGCAGATCAGGTTCGACCAGCGGGTCAACTACGTCTACGCCCTGCCGCAGGCGTCGCTCCAGCTCGTCTATCCCGGCGTCGAGCGCGAGGACCCGACCTTCTTCGCCGCCTTCCTGATGAACCATGTGCTCGGCGGCGGCACCTTCTCCTCGCGCCTGTTCGACGAGGTGCGCGAGAAGCGCGGGCTCGCCTACGGCGTCGGCTCGTCGCTCATCACCAGCGACCTTGCCGACATGCTTATGATCGGCACGTCGACGCGCGCCGACCGGGCGCAGGAAGCCCTCGGCGTCATCCGCGACGTGATCAGGGACGTCGCCGAGAACGGCGTCACCGAGCAGGAGCTCGCCAAGGCCAAGACGTATCTGGTCGGCGCCTACCCGATCAACAACCTCGATTCGTCGACCGCGGTCGCCCGCACCCTGCTCGAACTGCAGAAGGACGGGCGCGGCATCGACTATATCGAGCGCCGCGTCGAGCTGATCGAGGCGGTCACGCTCGACGAGGTCAGGGAAGCCGCCGCGAAGCTGCTGACGGCGGAGCCGGCCGTGCTGGTGATCGGCCCGGAGGCGAATAACGGCGACGGCGGCTGA
- a CDS encoding DUF4170 domain-containing protein, with product MPEETEKKQLLHLVFGGELKSLHGTEFRDLDALDIVGIYPDYKSAELAWKAKAQATVDNAHMRYFIAHLHRLLEPDAK from the coding sequence ATGCCCGAGGAAACCGAAAAGAAGCAGCTTCTCCATCTCGTGTTCGGCGGCGAGCTGAAATCGCTCCACGGAACCGAGTTCAGGGATCTCGACGCGCTCGACATCGTCGGGATCTATCCCGACTATAAATCCGCCGAACTTGCGTGGAAAGCGAAGGCGCAGGCGACGGTGGACAATGCGCATATGCGCTATTTCATTGCCCACCTGCATCGCCTGCTCGAGCCGGACGCGAAGTAG
- the waaA gene encoding lipid IV(A) 3-deoxy-D-manno-octulosonic acid transferase — protein sequence MSERWARAMLAAYRWAGASVYPVIGGYVAWRASKGKEEHSRRRERYGRAGQPRPAGPLIWMHAASVGETIAVVPLIEQLLGSGINIVLTTGTVTSAQVAHERLGTRIIHQYVPLDLKPAVSRFLDHWSPDLAIMAESEIWPMTILELGARRVPQVLVNGRLSDRSFASWSKRSYLAEALFENLAHVIAQSETDAERFRHLGARPVTVSGNLKGDTVEPPVNAAELARLKSEIGRRRTWAAISTHDGEEAAALDVHRLLRPRHPDLLTIIVPRHPERADDIAAACAAAGLSVARRSAGDRIAPGTDIFLGDTIGEMGLYLRLTEIAFVGRSLTAKGGQNPLEPAMLDTAVLSGRNVQNFRDAYQKLAASGAARFVRDKETLAGAVNYLLTNDAERHKMMEAGRRTVDGMRGALTRTLHTLEPYVNPLIVQARLDASAGGKR from the coding sequence ATGAGCGAACGCTGGGCACGCGCCATGCTGGCCGCCTATCGCTGGGCCGGGGCCAGCGTCTACCCGGTGATCGGCGGCTATGTCGCCTGGCGCGCCAGCAAGGGCAAGGAGGAGCACAGCCGCCGCCGCGAGCGATACGGCCGCGCCGGCCAGCCGCGCCCCGCCGGCCCGCTGATCTGGATGCACGCCGCCAGCGTCGGCGAGACCATCGCGGTCGTGCCGCTGATCGAGCAGCTTCTCGGCAGCGGCATCAACATCGTCCTGACCACCGGCACCGTCACCTCGGCGCAGGTCGCGCACGAGCGGCTGGGGACCCGCATCATCCACCAGTATGTGCCGCTCGATCTCAAGCCGGCGGTGAGCCGCTTCCTCGACCACTGGTCGCCGGACCTCGCCATCATGGCCGAGTCGGAAATCTGGCCGATGACCATCCTCGAGCTCGGCGCGCGGCGGGTGCCGCAGGTTCTGGTCAACGGCCGCCTGTCCGATCGCTCCTTCGCCAGCTGGTCTAAGCGCAGCTATCTCGCCGAGGCGCTGTTCGAGAACCTCGCCCATGTCATCGCCCAGTCGGAGACGGACGCCGAGCGGTTCCGCCACCTCGGCGCGCGGCCGGTTACGGTTTCCGGCAATCTGAAGGGCGACACGGTCGAGCCGCCGGTGAACGCCGCCGAGCTCGCGCGCCTCAAAAGCGAGATCGGCCGGCGCAGGACCTGGGCGGCGATCTCGACGCATGACGGCGAGGAGGCGGCCGCCCTCGACGTCCACCGGCTGTTGCGCCCGCGCCATCCCGATCTCCTGACGATCATCGTCCCGCGCCATCCCGAGCGCGCCGACGACATCGCCGCCGCCTGCGCGGCCGCCGGCCTTTCCGTCGCCCGGCGCAGCGCCGGCGACCGCATCGCGCCGGGCACCGACATCTTCCTCGGCGACACGATCGGCGAGATGGGGCTTTATCTTCGGCTGACCGAGATCGCCTTCGTCGGCCGCTCGCTGACGGCCAAGGGCGGGCAGAACCCGCTGGAGCCGGCCATGCTCGACACCGCGGTGCTGTCCGGCCGCAACGTCCAGAATTTCCGCGACGCCTACCAGAAGCTCGCGGCCAGCGGCGCGGCGCGCTTCGTGCGCGACAAGGAGACCCTCGCCGGCGCGGTGAACTACCTGCTGACCAACGACGCCGAGCGCCACAAGATGATGGAGGCCGGCCGGCGCACCGTCGACGGCATGCGCGGCGCGCTGACGCGCACGCTCCATACGCTCGAGCCCTACGTCAACCCGCTGATCGTCCAGGCACGGCTGGACGCCTCGGCGGGCGGCAAGCGCTGA
- a CDS encoding patatin-like phospholipase family protein → MGEAMPETIPGTDHAPPPGPTFAVAFGGGGARGLAHIHVIRALDELGIRPVAIAGSSIGAMMGAAMAAGMRGSDIEDHARAVLSNRGEAMTRMWRSLPRSVGELVAGGIRLGQFDIGRILRAFMPEPVPQRIEDMEIPLQVTATDFYGHDEHVFAEGDLFTALAASAALPAIFRPVSHEGRLLIDGGITNPVPFDLLHGKADIVIGVDVVGGPMGDARGRPSSLDLLMGASQIMMEAIVELKLRQTQPHILLRPPVAHFGVLDFLKVERVLGETSPIRDELKREIDRASERHLRRL, encoded by the coding sequence ATGGGCGAGGCCATGCCGGAAACGATACCGGGAACGGACCATGCCCCGCCGCCCGGCCCGACCTTCGCCGTCGCCTTCGGCGGCGGTGGCGCGCGCGGGCTGGCGCATATCCACGTCATCCGCGCGCTCGACGAGCTGGGCATCCGCCCCGTCGCCATCGCCGGCTCGTCCATCGGCGCGATGATGGGCGCGGCCATGGCAGCCGGCATGCGCGGCAGCGACATCGAGGACCACGCCCGCGCCGTGCTGTCCAACCGCGGCGAGGCGATGACCCGCATGTGGCGCAGCCTGCCGCGCAGCGTCGGCGAGCTGGTGGCCGGCGGCATCCGCCTCGGCCAGTTCGACATCGGGCGCATCCTGCGTGCCTTCATGCCCGAGCCCGTTCCCCAGCGCATCGAGGACATGGAAATCCCGCTCCAGGTCACGGCAACCGATTTCTACGGCCATGACGAGCATGTGTTCGCCGAGGGCGATCTGTTCACAGCGCTCGCCGCCTCGGCGGCGCTGCCGGCGATCTTCCGCCCGGTGAGCCACGAGGGACGCCTGCTGATCGACGGCGGCATCACCAACCCGGTGCCGTTCGACCTGCTGCACGGCAAGGCCGACATCGTCATCGGCGTCGATGTCGTCGGCGGGCCGATGGGCGACGCACGCGGCCGCCCCTCCTCGCTCGATCTCCTGATGGGCGCGAGCCAGATCATGATGGAGGCGATCGTCGAATTGAAGCTGCGCCAGACCCAGCCGCACATCCTGCTGCGCCCGCCGGTCGCGCATTTCGGCGTCCTCGACTTCCTCAAGGTCGAGCGCGTGCTCGGCGAGACGAGCCCGATCCGCGACGAGCTGAAGCGCGAGATCGACAGGGCGAGCGAGCGCCACCTGCGCCGGCTGTGA
- the lpxK gene encoding tetraacyldisaccharide 4'-kinase translates to MVSEAPPFWWGKADWRAFALWPFAAAYGAVAAKRMRTAPREKIPAPVLCVGNLTVGGSGKTPVAIALARQAAAMGLTPGILSRGHGGSVSGHPHLVDPDHDSARHVGDEPMLLARAAPVAVSADRAAGARALIAQGCDFLIMDDGFQSARIHIDYALIVVDARRGVGNGHVIPAGPMRAGLTEQMRFTDAVLKVGEGDGANRVLRQAARAGRAFFEAHVLARPPQGIAGARCLAFAGIGDPGKFFDTVAAVGGEVAVARSFGDHHFYSAFDAEDLLATAEAQGLTIVTTAKDAVRLDHGGEAIAALKRQAKVIEIEAVFDIASAPRAIVSETLEAWRRRRLEK, encoded by the coding sequence ATGGTCAGCGAGGCGCCGCCCTTCTGGTGGGGCAAGGCCGACTGGCGCGCCTTCGCGCTGTGGCCGTTCGCGGCCGCTTACGGCGCGGTCGCGGCGAAGCGGATGCGCACCGCGCCGCGCGAGAAGATCCCCGCCCCGGTCCTTTGCGTCGGCAACCTGACGGTCGGCGGCTCCGGCAAGACTCCGGTGGCGATCGCACTTGCCCGGCAGGCCGCGGCGATGGGGCTGACGCCCGGCATCCTCTCGCGCGGCCATGGCGGCTCGGTCTCCGGCCACCCGCATCTCGTCGATCCCGACCACGATAGCGCCCGCCATGTTGGCGACGAGCCGATGCTTCTGGCCCGCGCCGCCCCCGTCGCCGTCTCGGCCGACCGCGCGGCCGGCGCGCGGGCACTTATCGCGCAAGGCTGCGACTTCCTCATCATGGATGACGGCTTCCAGAGCGCGCGCATCCATATCGACTACGCCCTGATCGTGGTCGACGCCCGGCGCGGCGTCGGCAACGGCCATGTCATCCCCGCCGGCCCGATGCGCGCCGGCCTGACAGAGCAGATGCGCTTCACCGACGCCGTGCTGAAGGTCGGCGAGGGCGACGGCGCCAACCGCGTGCTGCGCCAGGCCGCGCGCGCCGGCCGCGCCTTCTTCGAGGCGCATGTGCTCGCGCGCCCGCCGCAGGGCATCGCCGGCGCGCGCTGCCTCGCCTTCGCCGGCATCGGCGATCCGGGCAAGTTCTTCGACACGGTGGCGGCGGTGGGCGGTGAGGTGGCGGTGGCCAGGAGCTTCGGCGACCACCATTTCTACAGCGCGTTCGATGCCGAGGACCTTCTCGCCACGGCCGAGGCGCAGGGGCTGACGATCGTCACCACCGCCAAGGACGCGGTGCGCCTCGACCACGGCGGCGAGGCGATCGCCGCGCTGAAGCGGCAGGCAAAAGTGATCGAGATCGAGGCCGTGTTCGACATCGCCAGCGCCCCGCGCGCCATCGTCTCGGAGACGCTGGAGGCGTGGAGGCGGCGCCGGCTGGAAAAATGA
- a CDS encoding 3'(2'),5'-bisphosphate nucleotidase CysQ, with protein MNDALAADLSLIRDAAREAGEIAMRHFRNDPDVWMKEGASPVSAADIAVDTFLRRTLSAARPDYGWLSEETVDTPERLGARRTFVVDPIDGTRAFIQGRRTWCVSIAVVEAGAPLAGVLECPAKGEFYEAQGDGPALLNGAPIAVAPTHADPRVAGPKAMLQQAPSWMRGGPEIPYIPSLAYRIAMVASGALDATFVKPNSHDWDLAAADLILRRAGGGLVERDGAAPAYAGANPRHGALAAGSGRLLTEMRTVIAGLDGDHGGRTEAGGGETASRHGFKT; from the coding sequence ATGAACGACGCGCTCGCCGCCGACCTTTCGCTGATTCGCGACGCCGCCCGCGAGGCCGGCGAGATCGCCATGCGCCATTTCCGCAACGATCCCGACGTGTGGATGAAGGAAGGCGCCTCCCCTGTCAGCGCCGCCGACATCGCCGTCGATACCTTCCTGCGCCGGACCTTGTCCGCCGCCCGGCCCGACTATGGCTGGCTCTCGGAGGAGACCGTCGACACCCCCGAGCGGCTTGGCGCGCGCCGGACCTTCGTCGTCGATCCGATCGACGGCACCCGCGCCTTCATCCAGGGGCGGCGCACCTGGTGCGTGTCGATCGCCGTCGTCGAGGCGGGCGCGCCGCTCGCCGGCGTGCTCGAATGCCCGGCCAAGGGCGAGTTCTACGAGGCGCAGGGCGACGGCCCGGCGCTGCTCAACGGCGCGCCGATAGCGGTCGCGCCCACCCATGCCGACCCGCGCGTCGCCGGGCCGAAGGCGATGCTGCAACAGGCCCCGTCCTGGATGCGCGGCGGGCCTGAGATTCCTTACATCCCCTCCCTCGCCTACCGCATCGCCATGGTCGCCAGCGGTGCGCTCGACGCCACCTTCGTCAAGCCGAACTCGCACGACTGGGACCTCGCCGCCGCCGACCTTATCCTGCGTCGCGCCGGCGGCGGGCTGGTCGAGCGCGACGGCGCGGCGCCCGCCTATGCCGGCGCGAACCCGCGTCACGGCGCGCTGGCAGCAGGCAGCGGCAGGCTGCTGACCGAGATGAGAACCGTGATCGCCGGCCTCGACGGCGATCACGGCGGCAGGACCGAGGCCGGCGGCGGGGAAACCGCATCACGCCACGGTTTCAAAACGTAA
- a CDS encoding lysophospholipid acyltransferase family protein → MKRLWIKVRGPLARSRAANAILASLLTSAIRFVHRTTRLAEGSDDIARAIDAHTPAIAALWHGQHLLAPAINPRGHRMAALFSRSADAELNARVAERLGFDVVRGSGGREGRHRAQKGGARALIALKKTLDAGTNVAMIADIPHGTPREAGLGIVTLAKVSGRPVVPIAVATSRRKVLEKTWDKTTINLPFGRRALAIGEAIHVAADATPQELEEKRREVTDALNAATRRAYRLVDGEDR, encoded by the coding sequence CTGAAGCGCCTGTGGATCAAGGTGCGCGGGCCGCTCGCCCGCTCGCGCGCGGCGAATGCGATCCTGGCCAGCCTGCTCACCAGCGCGATCCGCTTCGTCCATCGCACCACCCGCCTCGCCGAGGGCTCGGACGACATCGCGCGCGCCATCGATGCCCACACGCCGGCGATCGCCGCCCTCTGGCACGGCCAGCACCTGCTCGCGCCGGCCATCAACCCGCGCGGCCACAGGATGGCCGCGCTGTTCTCGCGCAGCGCCGACGCCGAGCTCAACGCGCGGGTGGCCGAGCGCCTCGGCTTCGACGTCGTCCGCGGCTCCGGCGGGCGCGAGGGCCGGCACCGGGCCCAGAAGGGCGGCGCGCGGGCGCTGATCGCATTGAAGAAGACGCTCGACGCCGGCACCAACGTCGCCATGATTGCCGACATTCCCCACGGCACCCCGCGCGAGGCAGGGCTCGGCATCGTCACGCTGGCCAAGGTTTCCGGCCGGCCGGTCGTGCCCATCGCCGTCGCCACCAGCCGCCGCAAGGTGCTGGAGAAGACGTGGGACAAGACCACCATCAACCTGCCCTTCGGCCGGCGCGCCCTGGCCATCGGCGAGGCGATCCACGTCGCCGCCGATGCGACGCCGCAGGAGCTGGAGGAGAAGCGGCGCGAGGTGACGGACGCGCTCAACGCGGCGACGCGGCGCGCCTACCGTCTCGTGGATGGCGAGGACCGATGA
- a CDS encoding TldD/PmbA family protein: MSQPIDSASLVDLVARLVETARRAGADAADAVAVRSRSTGVSVRLGKVENTSAAESDDIALRVFSGRRVASVSANALSDIDALAERAVAMARVSPEDPYQRLADPALLAREPADLDLFDATEISPERLREDALTMEAAALAVPGVTNSAGAGASAGMGGLVLATSDGFVGQYMATRFSRSASALAGAGTAMERDHDFSSRLHFSELDPADGIGRKAGERAVRRLNPRKAKTGPVTVVFDPRVARGIAGHLAGAINGASVARKTSFLRDYMGRQVASAGITVTDEPLKVRGQSSRPFDGEGVAGERLVMIEDGALAHWFLSTSVAGELGLRTNGRGVRAASSVVPSSTNLAIEPGARSPRDMIGALKSGFYVTEVFGQGVDMVTGDYSRGASGFWIENGELAYPVSEVTIAGNLKDMFMAMVPADDLDRNFGTAAPTLLIEGMTLAGE, from the coding sequence ATGAGCCAGCCCATCGATTCCGCGAGCCTCGTCGATCTCGTCGCGCGGCTGGTCGAGACAGCGCGCCGGGCGGGCGCCGACGCTGCCGACGCGGTCGCCGTGCGCTCCCGCTCGACCGGCGTTTCCGTCAGGCTCGGCAAGGTGGAGAACACCAGCGCGGCGGAAAGCGACGACATCGCGCTGCGCGTCTTCTCGGGCCGCCGCGTCGCCAGCGTCTCGGCCAACGCCCTTTCCGACATCGACGCGCTGGCCGAGCGCGCGGTGGCGATGGCCAGGGTCTCGCCCGAGGACCCCTACCAGCGGCTCGCCGACCCGGCGCTGCTGGCGCGCGAGCCGGCCGATCTCGACCTCTTCGACGCCACGGAGATCTCGCCCGAGCGCCTGCGCGAGGACGCGCTGACGATGGAGGCGGCGGCGCTCGCGGTTCCCGGCGTCACCAACTCGGCCGGCGCCGGCGCGTCGGCCGGCATGGGCGGGCTGGTGCTCGCTACCTCCGACGGCTTCGTCGGGCAGTACATGGCGACGCGGTTCTCCCGCTCCGCCAGCGCGCTGGCCGGCGCGGGAACCGCTATGGAACGCGACCACGACTTCTCCTCGCGCCTGCATTTCTCCGAGCTCGATCCGGCCGACGGGATCGGCCGCAAGGCCGGCGAGCGTGCAGTCAGGCGGCTGAACCCGCGCAAGGCGAAGACAGGCCCGGTCACCGTGGTGTTCGACCCGCGTGTCGCGCGCGGCATCGCCGGCCATCTTGCCGGCGCGATCAACGGCGCGTCCGTCGCCCGTAAGACGAGCTTCCTGCGCGACTACATGGGCCGGCAGGTCGCGTCCGCCGGCATCACCGTCACCGACGAGCCGCTGAAGGTGCGCGGCCAGTCCTCGCGCCCGTTCGACGGCGAGGGCGTGGCCGGGGAGCGCCTCGTCATGATCGAGGACGGCGCGCTCGCCCACTGGTTCCTCTCGACCTCGGTCGCCGGCGAGCTCGGGCTCCGCACCAACGGCCGCGGCGTGCGCGCCGCCTCCTCGGTGGTGCCGTCCTCGACCAACCTCGCCATCGAGCCCGGCGCGCGGAGCCCGCGCGACATGATCGGCGCGCTGAAATCCGGCTTCTACGTCACCGAGGTCTTCGGCCAGGGCGTCGACATGGTGACGGGCGACTATTCGCGCGGCGCGTCCGGCTTCTGGATCGAGAACGGAGAGCTTGCCTACCCCGTCTCGGAGGTGACGATCGCCGGGAACCTGAAGGACATGTTCATGGCCATGGTGCCGGCCGACGATCTCGACCGCAATTTCGGCACGGCCGCGCCGACGCTCCTGATCGAGGGGATGACCCTTGCCGGCGAATGA